CTCCCCAGGTCGGCCGCCCAGAACATATGCCCCAATGCAACATCGTCGTCTTGGGGTACGCCGATGCCGGCCGACGTCAGCACGGCCAGTTCGAAGACAGCGTCGGCGTCGAAGCGTTCAGCAGCGGCATAGAACTTGCGCACGGCGGCAACCGGATCTGGGGCGACTCCGAATCCGGCGTTGAGCATGTAGCCGACGAGTACCAGGGCGTCGGTGCGTTCGGGTGTCGAATCGCTGAACGCTGCGGCGCGCTTCCACGCCTCCTGGGCAAGATCGGTGCGTTTGGCGTAATACACGGTCCTGGCGAGTTCAAATGTCGCGTCTGGCTGTCCAAGTCGTTCGGACAAGCGGAACAGCTCGATCGCGCGGTCGACGTCCTCGGGTAGGAGCGGTGCGCGCCACGTACCGCCGTTCCGGTACAGCGATGCGAGCTCCATGTAGGACTGTGCCAGGCCCGCACGGCCTGCCCGCTCGAAGCCCAGCACCATCGCATCCGTGGCGTCGGGCGGCAACAGCCCGGTGCGGTGTTCGTTGCGCACGAAGGCCGCCGACAACTCCCGGGCGTCCTCGAACAGCGTCTGCGCGTCCGAACCTGGATCGGACAGTGTCTGCATCAATTTCGTGTATGCGACCGACACCACCGCGTCACCACTCGTCATCTTCGTCGTCCGCTTCCTCAAGCGGCGGGCGCGGCTTCCGCATCACCACCACCGCCCAGATCACACCGCCGATCAGCGCCGCGACGACCGCTAAGAAGAGCAGCTGTCCCGCCATGTAGGCCATTTCATCCCTCCGGAGCAGATTAGTGCGGCACTTCGTCAAGGCCGTTCGCAGCCAGCGTCTCCACCATCGCTGCGACCACCTGCTCGGCGGACCAGTCGTCAGGCGCCGAGATCAGCGTTCCCCCAGCCAGTTCCGTCGCCGTGAGCCCGTCCGCGACCCGGCTGACCGTCCCGACCTCCGAGCTGATCCAGGTGCGGTAGCCCGCTCCGATCTTCCAACCGCCGCGGCGTGCAAGGCGGTTGGTCGCGGAGTCGGTCAGCGTCAGCGTCGCAGGTCGCCAGGCGGACGCGAGAGCCGCGCACACCGCGTCGCCTACTGCGCTGGTGATGCCGCCGGACGAGGTCTCCCGCAAGTCGATGTGGAGCCGGTGGCTGGGGACCCTCCTGCCGAGACCGCTCGACCCCGCATCGATCCAGACCTTCGCAGCCGCCGCGGCGCCGACGCCAGACATGACCATCGCGTAGCCTGCACTTGGAATGACCTCACCTTGCTCGCCTTCAGGAAGCGCCTCGTGCACCGAGTTTCCGCGGACGATGTCCGCCAGCTGCGCGGGTGAGCCTTCCCAGCGCTGGCCCCGGGAAGTGTCCCAGTGCGTGATACCCAAGGCGTCTCCCAATTGCCCCAGTAGCGCGTCGGTCCGATCGGCGATCCACTCGGGAGATTCACCGGTCGCGACCCAGACAGAGTTCAGGAACGCAGAGCCCGCCCACGCGGGGGCTGTCACCTCAGTGTTCATACTCTGCGAGACCGCTCTCATAACGTTCGAACTTTCGTCGATTATCCGGCAGTCGGCGTGAGGAACCAGCCCGCCCGCACAACTATCGGGTCAGCTCCCAGTACTTCTCGGCGGTTGTCTCCACGTATTTACTCAACACGTCGGTCAGAGATTCGAATCTATACCAGTCGCGGCGCGGATATGAGCCCGCCGAAATCAAAACGGCGTCGTCCGCATCGATGATGAGCATGTCGGTGTCGCCGACGAATTCACCGAGCACCCAATCAGAATCCGAAACTTCGTAGCCATCATCGGCCCGGTCGCGCGATCGCTGCTTCGCGCCTGTCGGGTTGCGAAGCGTCAATCCGCAGATTCCGAACTTCTCGTCGACGAGAAGCAGCCCTTCGGAAGTGCGGCGCCAGAATTCGCGCAGCTGCCTTGTAGCACCGGCCGGGATGTCACTGTCACTGAGCCCGACGTCCAGGCTGCAAGTGAGCGTCACTCCGTCCATATCCGGCGCGGGGATGGATACATTCCGGTAGTTCTCCATGAACTCAAACACGTGCGGAACAGCCCGTCGCCGTCTGGTTGCCGGGCAGGGCGAACCCACTCATTGTCCACATCTGATCGACCGCACCAGCGCCTGCGCCGAGGTCAGATCGTCTCCGCTGTCGAAGTACACGGCCAGCTGCAGGTGGCCGACGCTGCTCACCACGAACCCGTAGAGCGCTGGCAGCCTCCCGTCGTCGGCCCCTTCGGCGAGGCGGTACGTCAAGAAGTGCACACCGTTCTCGGACCACTCGGCGTGGTCGAATCCCCGCGGTGAGACGTACCCCTTCACCTGCCGAAAACGCTCGGTCGGGGCGTCGTTGCGGGGGTTACCCCACGGCGTGAACATCGCCGTCAGACCCGGCCGCCAGAACACAGCCGAGGACGAGCCCGTGCCCTGGTCGATGCGGAAGTTCATCGGTTCGGGCACCATGAGCACCCAGTCAGCGGTGAGTTCGTGGTAGCCGCTCACGACCGGGAACTGCGGGTTGAGCGCCGGAGGAGTCGGCTCATTCGGATCCCGCGGCGCGCCATCGGGATCCTCCACGAAGGCGTCCCTGTGTCGGATGAACGCAGCCCCCGGCGGTGCCTGGAGGTACGGCAGGATCGCACGGTCGTAGTTGGCGATCTCGTTGAGCGACAGCAGGTTCACGTGGCCGGGTTCGGCAAGGTACTCCGGGGTCTCGTCCCCGGCGGTGAACACCCAGCCCGAGCCGTCGCGGTACATGTAGCCGACCGGGCTGCCGTCCACCAGGATTCGGTCGGTCGCCATGCAGCCGTCCTCGGGAGCGAGGCCCGGCACGATGTCCTCGGACCGCAAGCGGAACTTGTTCGCCACGAACGGCACAGTACCGCCAGCCGCCCCTGATGCTCTCCTATGCCGGCGTTGGGCCATCAGACCCCGTCGAGCTCGGGTTCGGTGTCTGCGCTGAGAACACGCTGTAGAAGTAGGCGACGCTGTCGGTGTCACCGTTGTCGACCCGCTTGAACGCCTTCCCGACCGTGTACCGCACCCACGCGGCGTCCCACTGCTCGCCCCCGGGCTTGCGGATCTCCACCGTCATCGCGTCCGGCAACCCCACCGCCTGGATGTACTCGGTCGACAGCTCCCCCGCCTTCTCCATCTCCTCGTACGTCTTGTCGGGCGGCAGCGGCGCCAGTCCAAGTCCCCACTGGTCTTCGCCGTTGAAGCGGTGCAGCGGATTCGAGAACGTGCTGACGTCGCACCCGCCTGGTAGCTGAGCTACGAGCACGCCTCCGTCGTAGGTCAGGACGTGCGTGAATCCGCTCATCGTTAGCGGCGGGTACCAGAGGGGTAGTCAATGACCTTCACATAGTCCGGGATGCGCGCCATGGGTGCGAACTCTAGGACGGATAACTGACCTTGAGTGTGAACCTGTGGGAAGTTCTTCACCACTCAGAAACGAAGAGACCCCCTCCGACGCTGGTCAGAGAGGGTTTTTTCTGGTCGGGCTGACAGGATTTGAACCTGCGACCACTTGACCCCCAGTCAAGTGCGCTACCAAGCTGCGCCACAGCCCGCTTGCTTCCGGCTTGCACCGGCAGCGAGTCGAAAGCTTACCGTAGCCTCCCGCCGTTCTCGTAATCCGCCCCACCCGTCACAGGCCACCCTTCACTGGGCTGCGGTTTCGGCGACGGCCGCGTCGGCTTCGTCGACGGCGATCTCCGGTGGCAGCTTCTTGAAACCGCGGCTCGTCACGCCCAGCACGACGATGCCGAGACCCAGCCAGCAGAGCCCCAAGACGATCGCCCGGGTGTCGAGCTGCAGCAGCAGATACGACGTGATGACCGCACCTATCGCCGGCGCCACGACGTAGAGCAGCGGATTGCGGGGCTCACCGGCGGCCCGGTGGCGGAAGTAGTAGACGATGACCGACACGTTCACGAGGGTGAACGCGACGAACGCCCCGAAATTGATGAATGACGTCGAGGTCGCCACGTCCAGGAACATCGCCAGCAGGCCCACCGCGCCGACCATCACCAGGTTGGCCGCCGGGGTACGGAACTTGGCGCTCAGCCTGCCGAACACCGACCGGGGCAGGGTGCCGTCGCGGCCCATGGCGAACAGCAGTCGCGACGCGGAGGCTTGTGCGGCGATGCCGGACGCGAACTGGGCGAGGATCAGGCCCGCGAGGAACACCGCCCCGAACAAATTGCCGCCGATCTGCTTGGCGATCTCCAGTGCGGCCGACGAGGAATCGGCGAATTCCCCACCGGGATGCACCAATTGAGTGGTGTAGGCGATGACCAGGAAGATGGCGCCACCGATCAGCGCGATCAGCAAGATGGCGCGCGGCATGTTCTTGCGCGGCTCGACAGCTTCCTCGGTGAAGGTGGTGACGGCATCGAACCCGAGGAATGAGTAGGCGGCGATGGCCGCGCCGGCCGTCACTCCCCCGATGCTGGCGCCGATCCCGGTGAACGGGCTCGCACTGACCAGCCCGCCGGCACCGCTGCTGCGGACAACGGAGGCGACCGACAGCACGACGAACAACCCGATGACGAGTAACTGGAACGCCATCAGTAGGTAGTTGGCCTTGTCGGCGACCTTGATGCCGACGACGTTGAGCACGGTGGTGATGAGGATGAATCCCAGCACCCACAGCCACCCGGGTACTCCCGGGAACTGGGCGTCCAGATACGCCGCCCCGATCAGCCAGATGACCATCGGCAGAAACAGGTAGTCCAGCAGCACCGCCCAGCCGGTGAGGAATCCGGCGCGTGGATCGATGGTGCGGCGCACGTAGGTGTAGGCCGAACCCGACACCGGATACGCGGCCGCCATCCGGCCGTAGCTGGACGCGGTGAAGAGCATGGCCGCCAGCGCGATCAGGTAGGCCGACGCAGACGCTCCGGCGGTGGTGGATGCGATCACACCGAAGATGCCGAGCACGATCAGCGGCGTCATGTAGGCCAGCCCGAACAGCACCAGCGAGCGCAACCCGAGGGCGCGGACCAGCGTCGGTTGCCCGGCAGATGGTGGTGTCATGGCAGGGCCTTTCAGTTGGTGTGGCGGTTCGACGGTGACCAATGCTGTGGGTCGATTCGGCCCTGGTACAGCGGCAGCTCGATCGGACGGTCCGACGGTCCGAACTGGTCCCACATCCGGTTGGTACCGGCGGTTCCTCGCTCACGTACCGCGGCAACGGCGCCGAAGTCGATGTGCTGGTAGAGCACGTCCGGCGCTGCGCCGGAGGCCTCTTGGAGCACAGCACCTTCGGGGTCGACGAGGATGCTGCGCCCCTTGCCCACCGGTCCGGCACAGTTGACGCTCAACGTGAAGACCTGGTTCACAATCGAATTGGCGCGAGCCAGGACCAGTTCCTGACTGCGGTCCTCGGTGGTGGTCTTGACGACGTTGACGATCACGTCGGCGCCCATCCAGGCGAGATGGCGGCTCACCTCAGGGAACCAGGCGTCATAACAGATGGACAGCCCGAGACGGCCGACGTCAGGAATGTCGACGGTGACAAAACTGCTTCCGGGCGTGTACTTTTCGAACGGTCTCCAGGGGAAGATCTTGCGGTAAGACGCCATGAGCCGGCCGTCGGGAGCGAAAACTGGTGCGGTGTTGAAGAATTCGCCGTTCTCACCACGCTCGCACACCGAGCCGGGAACCAACCAGGCATCGGCGGCGCGGGCAACCTCACCGAGGGCGGCGATCAAGGGGCCGTCCAGTGGCTCGGCGGCAGCGGCCAGCGTGTCGGCGTCCCCGGTACCGAACAAGTGGATCTCGGGATAGACGATCAGCGCCGGGCCGGTCACCGCCGACCGGACGCGAAGCACGTCGGACGCGAACTCGGTGATGGTGTCCTGCCTGCCGAATACCGGCAGGCCCGTTATGTCGAGCGGTGCCGCCTGGACCGCAGCCACCGTGATCGAGCCGGACACAGGACCTCCGAAGCATTAATAACGCAGAATGAGCGAATTTAGCGGAATATTAGTTCAGCATGAACAAATAAGGCAATAGCTCACGTACCCTGAGGCCATGACGTTGCAGGTCGGTGACGCGCACCCGGCGCTGAGCGCCCCGGTGGTCGCCGGCATCACCCGGCTCAGCGCGGCCGACACGGTGCGGGCTCGCCTCGAACTGGCTATCGAGCTGGGGCTCATGACCGACGGGGAGCGGCTGCCCCCCGAGCCCGACATCGCCGCCGCTCTCGACGTCAGTCTGGCCACGGTTCGCCGGGCCTTGCAGTCCATGGCCGACGAGGGCCTGGTGGTCCGCCGACGTGGCCGGGCCGGCGGGACCTTCGTCGCCCCCGGCGGTATCCGGGTCACGTCCGGACCCGATCGTCCGTCGGCCACTTTTCGCGCCGATGCCGCCGAGGTTCGCCGCCTCATCGACCTGCGCGCGCTTGCCGAGGATGCGCTCAGTGCCGCCGCGGCGCAGGCCGCCACCGATGCGGAGCTCGACGCACTGGCGGCCATCGTCGCCGAGGCTGCCGCGGCCACCGACTGGACCGGCTTCCACAGCGCCGATCAGCGCTTCCACGAATCTGTTGCAGCGGCAAGCGGTCTCGACTGGGCGATGCACACCTACTGCGATGTGCTGCACGGGCTGTACCGCTACTTCATTCCGTACCCGATCGACTACCTGCGCCAGTCCAACCGCGAGCATGCTCAGCTGGTGGAGGCGCTACGCCGGCGCGACAGCCGGGCAGCCTCCGAGATCGCCCGCAATCACGTGCTGACGTTGCACCAGACGATGTACGTCGGATTGCCGCAGCCGGCGAGCGAGTAGGGCTAGCGTCGCGCCGCCGGCGCTTCGACCGCGGTGACGACCGAATCGTCGACATCGCGCGGCGCCCGCGACGTCTGCCAGGCGCGGACCACGAGAGCTGCCCACCCCGCCACGATGAGCGTGTAGATCCCGGTCGACCACGGCCAGTGCACGCCGAAGTAGTGCACCAGTTTCTGGCTGTTGGTCAGCAGGATGACCCCGCCGACAGCGGTACCGAGCAGCGCGGGATTGATCCGGCTGACCAGCCAGGCGGCAATCGGTGCGGCGATCACCCCGCCGACCATCAGCCCGAGCACCACGGGCCAGTTCTCCAGGAACTCTTGGCGCAGCCCGACCAAGAAGCCGATCGATGCCGACACCGCGACCAGGAACTCCGAGGCGCTCACCGAACCGATCACGGTCCGCGGTGCGGTCTTGCCCTGCGACAGCAGGGTGCTTGTAGTCACCGGACCCCAGCCGCCGCCGCCGGACGCGTCGATGAAACCGCCGAACAGCCCGAGCGGGGCCAGGAACTTCGCACTGTGGCTGGTGCCGTGTTGCCCGAGCGTCAGTGGGGTGCCCAGCGAGAAACGCAACAGCACATACAGCCCGATGCCCAACAGGATCGCCGCCATGAGCGGTGCGGCGGACTCCGTCGACAGCGACGACAGCACCGTCGCACCGGCGAATGCGCCTGCCGCACCGGGGATCCCGAGCTTGGCGACCAGCGGCCAGTCGATGTTCTTGAACCGCCAGTGCGACACCGCCGACGCCAGCGTGGTCCCGACCTCAGCCAGGTGCACCGCGGCGCTGGCCTGTGCCGACGCCACCCCGCTCAGCACCAGCAGGGTCGACGCGGTGACACCGAAGGCCATCCCGAGCGCACCGTCGACCAACTGGGCCCCCAGGCCGACGAGCGTGAAGATCAGAAGCGAACGCATGGGTTCGGCTGCTTTCGATTGTGGTCACCGCCCCGGGTGACCCGACGGAAGGTTGGGCGCGTGTCTACCGACCCGCGCGACACCACTCGTCGAAAGCCATCAACCGGCGCGACGGCCAGAAGGGCTCGAGGGCAGCCAGAGCAGACGGTGCGGTGCGGTAAGCACGTTCGGCCACCGGTCACCCCTTTCTGCTCGACAGCTGACGTGACTTTACCTGAGCCCGCGGACGGGCCCGGGTAGGCCCTACAGGCTCAGCAACCGGTAGAGCCCGATGAGCCCCACCACCACGATCACCGCGCGCAACGCATTCGGCGACAGCCGGCGCCCGTAGTGCGCGCCGAGGAAGCCGCCGATCAGCGAGCCCACCGCGATCAGGCCCGCCGCCGCCCAGCTGATCCGGTCGAACGCGACGATCGTGTACGCCAGCGCCGCGACGATGTTGACCAACAACGACAGCAGGTTCTTGGCGGCGTTCATCCGCTGGATCGACTCCGGCAGCAACGCGCCCATCACCGCGATCAACAGAATTCCCTGGGCCGCGGTGAAGTAGCCGCCATAGATGCCGACGGCGAACGTGCCGATCACCAGCACGGCCATGCGACGCGAGCTGACATGGTCGGCCGATTGGCCGGAGGCCTCGGCGCGCTGCCGCGCCCAGGCCTGGATCTTCGGGCCGACCACGACGAGCACCAAAGCCAGGATCAGCAGCACCGGCACGACCGCGATGAACACCTTTTCGGGCAGGTGCAGCAGCAGCCAGGAGCCCAGTCCGGCACCGATCAGCGATCCGGGAATCTGCCAACGCAGCCGCTTCCACTGGCCGCGTAGCTCGCGGCGATAGCCCCAGGTGCCCGAGACGCCGCCGGCGACCAGACCGACCGCATTCGACATCGTCGAGGTGACCGGCGGATAGCCGAGTGCCACCAGGGTGGGGAAGGTGATCAGGGTGCCGGATCCGACGACCGCGTTGATCGCGCCGGCACCGACACCGGCCAGGGCAATCAGGATCATGTGCGTGACGGACACCCGGGCCACCCTATCCGCCGGACTTGTGTACGACGCGTCACGCCGGGCGTCACCCAGGGTTCAGATCGCTAACGCTTCTTGGGCGCGCCCCTCTTCTCGCGGACACGAACGTTGATCTTCACCGGGCTGCCCTCGAAACCGAACTGCTCGCGCAGGCGGCGCTCCAGGAACCGGCGGTAGCCGGCCTCAAGAAATCCGGAGGTGAACAACACGAAGGTCGGGGGCCGGGTGGCCGCCTGGGTCGCGAACAGGATCTTGGGCTGCTTGCCGCCACGCACGGGCGGCGGTGTCGCGGCCACCACCTCTTTGAGGAAGTTGTTGAGCTGCCCGGTCGAGATCCGCTTGTCCCAGGACGCCAGCGAGGTCTCCAGGGCCGGCACCAGCTTCTGCACGGCCCGGCCGGTCATGGCCGAGATGTTGACCCGCGGCGCCCACTGGACCTGCACCAGTTCGCGGTCGATCTCTTTGTCCAGCAGGTACCGCCGGTCCTCGTCGACCAGGTCCCACTTGTTGAACGCGATGACCAGCGCCCGTCCGGCCTCGATCACCATCGACAGCACCCGCAGGTCCTGCTCGGTCAGTGGCTGCGAGGCATCGATCAGCATGATCGCCACCTCGGCCGCGTCGATGGCGCCGTGGGTGCGCACCGAGGCGTAGAACTCGTGCCCGCTGGCCTGCCCGACCTTGCGGCGCAGACCGGCGGTGTCCACGAAACGCCAAGTCTTGCCGCCCAATTCGATCAGCGAGTCGACGGGATCGACCGTGGTGCCCGCGACGTCGTGCACGACCGAGCGCTCGTCACCGGCCAGCCGGTTCAACAGCGAGCTCTTGCCGACATTCGGCTTACCCACCAGCGCCACGCGGCGCGGGCCACCGGTACCGGTGCCGGCCACCTCCGACACCTCGGGCAGCTTCTCCATCACCGTGTCGAGCAGATCGGCCACACCGCGGCCGTGCATGGCGCTGATCGCGTGCGGCTCACCGATGCCGAGCGACCACAGCGCCGCGGCGTCGGACTCACCCCGCTGGGTGTCAACCTTGTTGGCCGCCAAGAAGACCGGCTTACCCGACTTGCGCAGCATCCGAGCGGCCGCCTCGTCGGCCGAGGTCGCACCGACGACGGCATCGACCACCAGGATGATCGCGTCGGCGGTGCGCATGGCCACCAGTGCCTGATCGGCGACCAGTTGTTGCAAACCCTTGGCGTCGGGTTCCCATCCCCCGGTGTCCTGCACCATGAATCGGCGCCCGAGCCAGTTCGCGTCATAGGAGACCCGGTCGCGGGTCACCCCGGGGATGTCCTGCACGACGGCTTCGCGACGGCCCAGGATCCGGTTCACCAGAGTGGATTTCCCGACGTTGGGCCGGCCGACCACGGCCACCACCGGAGGCGGCGCGGCGGCCTCCTCCAGAACCTCTGCGACCTCGTCGCTGAGCTCCCAGTCGGTCTCGTCCGACCAGGTGCCGTCACCGTCGCTCATCGGCGTACTCCCGCATGCTGGGTCACCAGGTCGAGAAGGTGTGCCACGACCTGTGTTTGGTCCATATCACTGGTGTCGACCACCAGCGCATCCTCGGCTGCTCGCAACGGGGAAACAGCTCGCGTGGAATCGAGGTGGTCGCGCCGTTGCACGTCGGCGAGCACCGTCTCGTAATCGTCGGGCAGACCGTTCGCGATGTTCTGGGCGTTGCGGCGCCGGGCCCGCTCCTCGGCAGAGGCGGTCAGGAAGATCTTGACGTCGGCCTTGGGCAACACGACGGTGCCGATGTCGCGGCCCTCGACCACCACGCGTCCACCCGCCGAGGCCAACTCGCGCTGCAGTTCGACCAGCCGGGCACGCACACCGGGAACCGCGGAGACGGCCGACACCGCGCGGGTCACCTCGTCACCGCGGATCTCCTCGGAGACATCTTCACCGGCCAGGTACGCGCGGTCCTCACCGGGATCCGAACCCACCCCGATCACCGCGCCCGACGCCACCGCATCGATCGCCGCGGCATCGCCCAGATCGGTTCCGGCGCGCAGCACCGCCAGCGTGACGATGCGGTACATCGCGCCGGTGTCCAGATAGCTGGCACCCAGGGCTTGCGCCAAACCTCTTGATACCGAGGACTTCCCGGTCCCGGCCGGTCCGTCGACCGCTACCACCAGAGATCCGCTCACATTCCCACCGCCTGATAAAGCTCGCCGACTTCCTTGCGGCTGAGCGCTCTGATACTGCCCGGCCGCTGGTCGCCGAGCGCCACCGAACCGATGTCGGTGCGGACCAGTTCCTGCACCGGGAAATCCACCGCGGCCAGCATTCGCCGCACGATGCGGTTGCGGCCCTCGTGCAAGGTGACCTTCACCAGGGTTTTACCCGGCACGGTGTCCACCACCGCGAAGTCGTCCACATGAGCCGGGCCGTCGTCCAGTTCCACACCGGCGCGCAGCTTCTTGCCGAGCCCCCGGGGCACGGTGCCGATCACCGTCGCCACATAGGTTTTGGGGATCTCGTACGACGGGTGCATCAGCCGGTGGGCGAGCTCGCCGTCGTTGGTCAGCAGCAGCAGACCCTCGGTGTCGGCGTCGAGGCGGCCGACGTGAAACAGCTTCTTGTTGCCGCGGACCCGGTGTTCGACGAGGTCTCCGACGCAGGGGCGGCCACGCTCGTCGGACATGGTCGAGAGCATCCCGCGTGGTTTGTTGATGGCCAGGTACACCAGGGTGTCGTCGAGCACCACCCGCGAACCGTCCACCCTGATCTCTGCCGTCGCCGGATCGACCCGGGTGCCGAGCTCGGTCACCAACCGGCCGTCCACCTCGACGCGGCCGTCGGTGATCATCCGTTCGGCCACCCGCCGGGAGGCAATTCCGGCCTGGGACAACACTTTTTGCAGTCGCACGCCTTCTTCGTCAGCCATGTCAGTCCTTGTCCACGTCGAAGGCCATCGGCTGGTCGCCATCAGACGAACCGCCGTTGAGTTTGGCGAAACGCGGCTCATCACCGAGAGATTCGCTCAGATCGTCGATCACGTCGACATCGGGCAGCAGCGGTGCGATGTCAGGCAGATCGGACAGCGAGGTCAGCCCCAGCCGCTCCAGGAACAACTCGGTGGTGGCGAAGGTCGCGGCACCGGTGTCGGGGTCGGTACCCGCCTCGGTGATCAGACCGCGTGCCACCAGAGTCCGCATCACGGCGTCCACGTTCACGCCGCGCACCGCGCTCACCCGCGCCCGGGTCACCGGTTGCCGATAGGCCACCACCGCCAGGGTCTCCAGGGCAGCCCGGGTCAGTTTGGACCGGGCGCCGTCGAGCAGCAACCGCTCGACGTACGGCGCGTAACGCGCCCGGGTGTACATCCGCCACCCACCGGCGGCCTCACGAAGGTCGATGCCGCTGTCTCGGGCCGCCAGTTCCTCGGACATCAGGCGCAGCTTGGCCATCACCCGGTAGGCGGGCTGTTCGGTCGCCGAGGCCAGCGCATCCACCGTCACGGGTGTGTCCACCACCAGCAGGAGCGCTTCGAGCACCGCGCCCAGTTCACCGTCTTCGAGCTCGGGAACCGTCGCCACATCGATGCCCAGGTCATCTCCGACCGGGATCGCTTCACCCGGGGCATCATCGGACCGCTCTCCGGAATCGGAGATCTCGTCAGTCATTGTTCTCGCTATTCTTCCGCATCAGCGGTTGCCAGATGTTCGCTGGTCGGCCGATCTCCGGTCCACGAAACCTGGAGCACTCCAAGCGGTTCTGGTTGCTCGAATGCTACCGCCTTGGCTCGGAACAGTTCGAGCAGCGCCAGGAAGCGGCCGACGATCTGGAGTCCGTCGGTGCATTCGGCCACCAACTCGGCGAATGTCGCCCATTCGCCGATCCCCCGCTGTTCAAGCAGGGCGATGATGCGGTGCGCCTGCTCGGGCACCGACACCTTGGGCGCGTGGATGTGATCGATGCCGACGGTGGGAACGGGTCGCGGGGTGAATGCGGCCGCAGCGATCTCGGCGAATTTGCCGGCGTCGACGCCGAGCATCACCTCCGGCAGCAGGTCCGAGTAGCGGTCCTCCAGGGACACCGCCCGCGGATAGCTGCGCAGTGCCGCGGCCTCCAGTTCGGCGAACATCAACGCGACGTGTTTGAACGCCCGGTATTGGAGCAGCCGAGCGAACAGGAGGTCGCGGACCTCGAGCAGGGCGAGATCCTCCTCGTCGTGCACTTCGCCCGCAGGGAGCAACCGGGCTGCCTTCAAATCCAGCAGCGTGGCGGCGATCACCAGGAAGGTCGTGGTCTCGTCCAGTTCCAGCCTGGCGCCGATCTCCTTGGTGTAGGCGATGAAATCGTCGGTCACCTGGTGCAACGCCACTTCGGTGACATCGAGCCGATGCGCGAAGATCAGCTGGAGAAGAAGGTCGAACGGCCCCTCGAAGTTGGTGAGCCGAACCTGGAAGCGGTTCTGCTGCTCACCGGCAGTCTGCTCATCCCCGACGGCGGCATCCGCTGCGGCACCGTCAGTGGTCGGGGTGTTCAGGACATCGTTCACGCGCCGAACCGGTCGATGACTTCGCGTGCCAGCGATCGATAGGCGATGGCGCCACCCGACTTGGGCGCCCAGGTGGTGATCGGCTCGCCGGCCACGCTGGTCTCCGGGAACCGCACGGTCCGGGTGATCACCGTGTCGAACACCAGGTCACCGAACCGCTCCACGACGCGAGCCATGACCTCGCGGGCGTTGACGGTGCGCGGGTCGTAGCGGGTCACCAGGATGCCGCTGATCGACAGCTTCGGGTTGAGCCGGTCGTGCACCTTGTCCACGGTGTCGGTCAGCAGGGCCAGCCCGCGCAGCGAGAAGTACTCGCATTCGGTGGGGATGATCACACCGTCGGCGCAGGCCAGCCCGTTGACTGTCAGCAGGCCCAGCGACGGCTGGCAGTCGATCAGCACGTAGTCGTAGCGGTCCAGCACCGGATACAGGGCACGGGCCAGGGACTGCTCGC
The window above is part of the Mycolicibacterium fortuitum subsp. fortuitum genome. Proteins encoded here:
- a CDS encoding ParA family protein, with translation MSDDSAHDGLFEHSSPELGLTGRPPRDIPEPKARTVHGPAKVIAMCNQKGGVGKTTSTINLGASLAEYGRRVLLVDLDPQGALSAGLGVPHYELEHTVHNLLVEPRVSIDDVVIKTRVSGMDLVPSNIDLSAAEIQLVNEVGREQSLARALYPVLDRYDYVLIDCQPSLGLLTVNGLACADGVIIPTECEYFSLRGLALLTDTVDKVHDRLNPKLSISGILVTRYDPRTVNAREVMARVVERFGDLVFDTVITRTVRFPETSVAGEPITTWAPKSGGAIAYRSLAREVIDRFGA
- the cmk gene encoding (d)CMP kinase → MSGSLVVAVDGPAGTGKSSVSRGLAQALGASYLDTGAMYRIVTLAVLRAGTDLGDAAAIDAVASGAVIGVGSDPGEDRAYLAGEDVSEEIRGDEVTRAVSAVSAVPGVRARLVELQRELASAGGRVVVEGRDIGTVVLPKADVKIFLTASAEERARRRNAQNIANGLPDDYETVLADVQRRDHLDSTRAVSPLRAAEDALVVDTSDMDQTQVVAHLLDLVTQHAGVRR
- a CDS encoding sulfite exporter TauE/SafE family protein, translating into MILIALAGVGAGAINAVVGSGTLITFPTLVALGYPPVTSTMSNAVGLVAGGVSGTWGYRRELRGQWKRLRWQIPGSLIGAGLGSWLLLHLPEKVFIAVVPVLLILALVLVVVGPKIQAWARQRAEASGQSADHVSSRRMAVLVIGTFAVGIYGGYFTAAQGILLIAVMGALLPESIQRMNAAKNLLSLLVNIVAALAYTIVAFDRISWAAAGLIAVGSLIGGFLGAHYGRRLSPNALRAVIVVVGLIGLYRLLSL
- the scpB gene encoding SMC-Scp complex subunit ScpB, whose translation is MTDEISDSGERSDDAPGEAIPVGDDLGIDVATVPELEDGELGAVLEALLLVVDTPVTVDALASATEQPAYRVMAKLRLMSEELAARDSGIDLREAAGGWRMYTRARYAPYVERLLLDGARSKLTRAALETLAVVAYRQPVTRARVSAVRGVNVDAVMRTLVARGLITEAGTDPDTGAATFATTELFLERLGLTSLSDLPDIAPLLPDVDVIDDLSESLGDEPRFAKLNGGSSDGDQPMAFDVDKD
- a CDS encoding segregation/condensation protein A, whose translation is MNDVLNTPTTDGAAADAAVGDEQTAGEQQNRFQVRLTNFEGPFDLLLQLIFAHRLDVTEVALHQVTDDFIAYTKEIGARLELDETTTFLVIAATLLDLKAARLLPAGEVHDEEDLALLEVRDLLFARLLQYRAFKHVALMFAELEAAALRSYPRAVSLEDRYSDLLPEVMLGVDAGKFAEIAAAAFTPRPVPTVGIDHIHAPKVSVPEQAHRIIALLEQRGIGEWATFAELVAECTDGLQIVGRFLALLELFRAKAVAFEQPEPLGVLQVSWTGDRPTSEHLATADAEE
- the der gene encoding ribosome biogenesis GTPase Der, whose translation is MSDGDGTWSDETDWELSDEVAEVLEEAAAPPPVVAVVGRPNVGKSTLVNRILGRREAVVQDIPGVTRDRVSYDANWLGRRFMVQDTGGWEPDAKGLQQLVADQALVAMRTADAIILVVDAVVGATSADEAAARMLRKSGKPVFLAANKVDTQRGESDAAALWSLGIGEPHAISAMHGRGVADLLDTVMEKLPEVSEVAGTGTGGPRRVALVGKPNVGKSSLLNRLAGDERSVVHDVAGTTVDPVDSLIELGGKTWRFVDTAGLRRKVGQASGHEFYASVRTHGAIDAAEVAIMLIDASQPLTEQDLRVLSMVIEAGRALVIAFNKWDLVDEDRRYLLDKEIDRELVQVQWAPRVNISAMTGRAVQKLVPALETSLASWDKRISTGQLNNFLKEVVAATPPPVRGGKQPKILFATQAATRPPTFVLFTSGFLEAGYRRFLERRLREQFGFEGSPVKINVRVREKRGAPKKR
- a CDS encoding pseudouridine synthase, with product MADEEGVRLQKVLSQAGIASRRVAERMITDGRVEVDGRLVTELGTRVDPATAEIRVDGSRVVLDDTLVYLAINKPRGMLSTMSDERGRPCVGDLVEHRVRGNKKLFHVGRLDADTEGLLLLTNDGELAHRLMHPSYEIPKTYVATVIGTVPRGLGKKLRAGVELDDGPAHVDDFAVVDTVPGKTLVKVTLHEGRNRIVRRMLAAVDFPVQELVRTDIGSVALGDQRPGSIRALSRKEVGELYQAVGM